The following are encoded together in the Naumannella cuiyingiana genome:
- a CDS encoding phosphomannomutase/phosphoglucomutase, with translation MLQDGIFKANDIRGVLGGATAEWDADGARAVGAAFADAIGLGPGSSCVMGRDMRLSGPELAEAFAAGVISRGADVIDIGLASTDQLWYASGSLDLPGAQLTASHNPARYNGIKFCLAGARPVSSELLRDVRDRAFAIERGETGETGAPGVTPGRVIERDVLDGYAEHLRSLVDLSGLRPLRVVVDAGNGMAGLTAPVVLGPLDVEVVGLFLDLDGSFPNHQPNPLEPENLVDAQRAVREHGADCALVFDGDADRCFVVDDTGAVVDPSAITAMIASAELGREPGAAVVRNTITSRTVAEVVAEQGGRSVTSRVGHTFVKAAMADNDAIFGGEHSAHYYFRDFWFADTGMLAGLHVLSQLGRSDRPLSELVESFRRYTPSGEINSTVADADAVLRRFADAFAGRGEIEWGDGVLINAEDWWVNLRPSNTEPLLRLNIEARTPEQMTALREEVLEIIRGTPSRPTG, from the coding sequence GTGCTGCAGGACGGAATCTTCAAGGCAAATGACATCCGTGGCGTGCTCGGGGGAGCAACTGCCGAATGGGACGCCGACGGCGCCCGCGCCGTGGGCGCGGCGTTCGCCGACGCGATCGGGCTGGGGCCGGGCAGCTCGTGCGTGATGGGCCGCGACATGCGGCTCAGCGGCCCCGAACTCGCTGAGGCCTTCGCGGCGGGGGTGATCTCGCGCGGCGCCGATGTGATCGACATCGGGCTGGCCAGCACCGATCAGCTCTGGTACGCCTCGGGCAGCCTCGATCTCCCCGGCGCGCAGCTCACCGCGAGCCACAACCCGGCCCGCTACAACGGCATCAAGTTCTGCCTGGCGGGCGCGCGGCCGGTCAGCTCCGAGCTGCTTCGCGACGTCCGCGACCGTGCGTTCGCGATCGAGCGCGGCGAGACCGGCGAGACCGGCGCGCCGGGCGTGACCCCCGGCCGGGTGATCGAGCGCGACGTGCTGGACGGGTACGCCGAGCACCTGCGCTCCCTGGTCGACCTGTCGGGCCTGCGGCCGCTGCGGGTGGTCGTCGATGCGGGCAACGGCATGGCGGGTCTCACCGCGCCGGTCGTCCTCGGCCCGCTCGATGTCGAGGTGGTCGGTCTCTTCCTCGACCTGGACGGCAGCTTCCCCAACCATCAGCCGAACCCGCTGGAGCCGGAGAACCTGGTCGACGCCCAGCGGGCCGTGCGCGAGCACGGTGCCGACTGCGCGCTCGTCTTCGACGGCGACGCCGACCGCTGCTTCGTGGTCGACGACACCGGCGCCGTGGTCGACCCGTCGGCGATCACCGCGATGATCGCCAGCGCCGAGCTCGGGCGCGAGCCGGGCGCGGCGGTCGTCCGCAACACGATCACCTCGCGCACCGTCGCCGAGGTGGTCGCCGAGCAGGGCGGGCGCAGCGTGACCTCGCGGGTCGGGCACACCTTCGTCAAGGCGGCGATGGCCGACAACGACGCGATCTTCGGCGGCGAGCACTCCGCGCACTACTACTTCCGGGACTTCTGGTTCGCCGACACCGGGATGCTCGCCGGGCTGCACGTGCTCAGCCAGCTCGGCCGCAGCGACCGTCCGCTGTCGGAGCTGGTCGAGAGCTTCCGCCGCTACACGCCGTCGGGGGAGATCAACTCCACGGTCGCCGACGCCGACGCCGTGCTGCGCCGCTTCGCCGACGCCTTCGCCGGGCGCGGGGAGATCGAGTGGGGCGACGGCGTGTTGATCAACGCCGAGGACTGGTGGGTCAACCTGCGCCCGTCCAACACCGAGCCCCTGCTGCGGTTGAACATCGAGGCCCGCACGCCGGAGCAGATGACCGCGCTGCGCGAGGAGGTGCTGGAGATCATCCGCGGTACGCCGTCGCGGCCGACCGGCTAG
- a CDS encoding metallopeptidase family protein, whose translation MRRDRHERGLRGPLAAPNPLTRRPASPRRPPGRAAFFDDAVAESVRRVRASCPRAIAGVQVGVVDVPEITDAWQEGEAPLAAAVEPVGDEPARVVLYRRPLEYRAISRPDLRLLVHRALVEQLSALTTIPLHEIDPQLDQP comes from the coding sequence ATGCGACGCGACCGCCATGAGCGAGGGCTGCGCGGGCCGCTCGCGGCGCCGAATCCGCTGACCCGACGGCCCGCCTCGCCCCGCCGGCCGCCCGGTCGGGCGGCCTTCTTCGACGATGCCGTCGCCGAATCGGTACGCCGGGTGCGCGCCTCCTGCCCGCGGGCCATCGCCGGGGTGCAGGTCGGGGTCGTCGACGTCCCCGAGATCACCGACGCCTGGCAGGAGGGCGAGGCGCCGTTGGCTGCCGCCGTCGAACCGGTCGGCGACGAGCCGGCCCGGGTCGTGCTGTACCGGCGGCCGCTGGAGTATCGCGCGATCTCGCGGCCGGACCTGCGGTTGCTGGTGCATCGCGCGCTGGTGGAGCAGTTGTCGGCGCTGACGACGATCCCGCTGCACGAGATCGATCCCCAGCTCGACCAGCCCTGA
- a CDS encoding DUF3499 domain-containing protein, whose translation MARRRCTRTACTGWAVATLTYVYADSTAVLGPLALRAEPGSYDLCRSHSTGLSAPRGWEIIRLPDDTSEREKAANDDLLALADAVREAGRGYDDERPARRDDPARNGLVEVARRGHLTVLAEPPTGAEADGPGGGDRG comes from the coding sequence ATGGCACGCAGGCGCTGTACGCGTACCGCATGCACAGGTTGGGCGGTCGCCACCCTGACCTACGTCTACGCCGACTCGACCGCGGTCCTCGGGCCGCTCGCCCTGCGTGCCGAGCCGGGCTCCTACGACCTGTGCCGGTCGCACTCGACCGGGCTGTCGGCGCCGCGCGGGTGGGAGATCATCCGGCTGCCCGACGACACCTCCGAACGCGAGAAGGCGGCGAACGACGATCTGCTCGCGCTCGCCGATGCGGTGCGGGAGGCCGGTCGCGGTTACGACGACGAGCGCCCCGCGCGCCGCGACGACCCCGCGCGGAACGGACTGGTCGAGGTCGCCCGGCGCGGTCACCTGACCGTGCTGGCCGAGCCGCCGACCGGCGCGGAGGCCGATGGGCCCGGCGGGGGCGATCGCGGCTAG
- a CDS encoding DUF5719 family protein, whose product MTAPIRAIYALVAVALTLGAVLLGQGLGATPAEPDRLTVTTGASTRVCPALTSGGSGGTVVIDGRAAESGSEIRLQRGDGTDLGVVPGGQIRGIGVDESATTLARAGVGAADRSGQSAVARIATGPQRGLSLTPCADPGTDGWFVGLRSTDRDRATVLLTNPDRSPAEVSLAVHTSQGVQSVAGASGLTLQPGQTRAVGLEPLLTSPDPLAVQVRATAGRVAAVATIESGTGAEPAGADWTIPAAEPATSVIIPGVPGGDGPRELSVVNPSDVRTTVRVEAIGAQGAFAPADADTIELGPQSVGRVALESALSGEAVAIRLTADQPVTGAVVSRSSTDTARADLAVAPAAAPVTGLGIAAVAGYAEHRGTLVATAPGAAAGYAWEVFDGEGTSVASGREIVAAGATAAIELPAGEQLSLQVVPDPGAELYAGVVLAGDWENIATLSDAAVISPEGVAGPVPRFDPRVG is encoded by the coding sequence ATGACTGCGCCGATCCGGGCGATCTACGCGCTGGTCGCGGTCGCGCTCACCCTCGGTGCGGTGCTGCTCGGCCAGGGCCTCGGCGCCACCCCCGCCGAGCCGGACCGGCTGACCGTGACCACCGGGGCCAGCACGCGGGTCTGCCCGGCGCTGACCTCCGGAGGCTCCGGCGGAACGGTCGTGATCGACGGTCGCGCCGCCGAATCCGGCTCGGAGATCCGGCTGCAGCGCGGCGACGGGACCGATCTTGGCGTCGTCCCGGGCGGTCAGATCCGCGGCATCGGCGTGGACGAGTCGGCCACCACGCTCGCCCGCGCCGGCGTCGGCGCGGCCGACCGTTCCGGCCAGTCGGCCGTCGCGCGGATCGCCACCGGCCCGCAGCGCGGCCTGTCGCTGACGCCCTGCGCCGACCCGGGCACCGACGGCTGGTTCGTGGGGCTCCGCTCGACCGACCGGGACCGGGCCACGGTGCTGCTGACCAACCCCGACCGCTCGCCCGCCGAGGTGTCGCTCGCGGTGCACACCAGCCAGGGCGTGCAGTCGGTCGCGGGCGCCTCGGGCCTGACCCTGCAGCCCGGCCAGACCCGCGCGGTGGGTCTGGAGCCGCTGCTCACCTCGCCCGACCCGCTCGCCGTGCAGGTACGCGCCACCGCCGGTCGCGTCGCCGCGGTCGCCACCATCGAGTCGGGCACCGGCGCGGAGCCGGCCGGGGCCGACTGGACGATCCCGGCGGCCGAGCCGGCGACCAGCGTGATCATTCCCGGCGTACCCGGCGGCGACGGGCCACGCGAGCTGTCCGTGGTGAATCCGTCCGACGTGCGTACCACGGTCCGGGTGGAGGCGATCGGCGCGCAGGGCGCGTTCGCGCCGGCCGATGCCGACACGATCGAGCTCGGGCCGCAGAGCGTCGGCCGGGTGGCGCTGGAATCCGCGCTGTCGGGCGAGGCGGTCGCCATCCGGCTGACCGCCGATCAGCCCGTCACGGGCGCCGTGGTCTCGCGCAGTTCCACCGACACCGCCCGCGCCGACCTCGCCGTGGCACCGGCGGCCGCGCCGGTCACCGGGCTGGGCATTGCCGCCGTCGCGGGGTACGCCGAACACCGGGGCACGCTGGTGGCGACCGCGCCGGGCGCGGCGGCCGGCTATGCCTGGGAGGTCTTCGACGGCGAGGGGACATCGGTGGCCAGCGGCCGCGAGATCGTCGCCGCCGGCGCCACCGCGGCGATCGAGCTGCCCGCGGGGGAACAGCTCAGCCTGCAGGTCGTGCCGGATCCGGGCGCCGAGCTGTACGCCGGTGTGGTGCTGGCGGGCGACTGGGAGAACATCGCCACGCTGTCCGACGCCGCCGTGATCTCCCCCGAGGGCGTCGCCGGCCCGGTGCCGCGGTTCGATCCCCGGGTCGGCTGA